In one Candidatus Nomurabacteria bacterium genomic region, the following are encoded:
- a CDS encoding 30S ribosomal protein S21 produces MVQVTRKDEKEANENIIRRFNRKVLQSGILAEAKSSMRFSKDISKTERRQKAIIRKERKAEKLAKARLGLR; encoded by the coding sequence ATGGTACAAGTTACACGTAAAGACGAGAAAGAGGCGAACGAAAATATCATTCGCCGGTTTAACCGCAAAGTTTTGCAAAGTGGTATTTTAGCTGAAGCAAAATCATCGATGCGCTTTAGTAAGGACATCAGTAAGACTGAGCGACGCCAGAAGGCAATTATCCGTAAGGAGCGAAAGGCAGAAAAACTAGCTAAAGCTCGTTTGGGACTGCGTTAG
- a CDS encoding DHH family phosphoesterase, which translates to MSLFDQILASRGLVGQKRDAFLNPSYDKKHDPYLLPDVDKAVGRLVEARKHQQRVTIYGDYDIDGLTATTLLLDALEKFGFTNVDAFIPNRFVEGYGLTVGAVERIAAGGAQLIITVDCGSLSEKEIIRAQELGVDVIVTDHHNVAAVQPPAIAVINPKRLLADYPDEYIDYVLKPGSKYSGSLYPFLDLAGVGVAFKLVQALQKKLDGLPEGQEKWLLDLVALGTVCDVVNLTNENRANVYWGLKVLSKTHRAGLKALMAVSGVTPDNLSARSLGFGLGPRMNASGRLETAQHSLDLLTAKKMTDAFNIAQKLDVLNTTRKSEQNKIFNEAIVQANEYIDDNVLVVSGSGWSHGIIGIVAAKLLEKYKKPTFVLEEMGDEAKGSARSYGDFSAADAIRFADDVITKGGGHKFAAGVTLPTSNIPAFRQRVNEYYRTKKLFNQQQLLLPNEDAVSSLWHVTEELVDQIATLEPFGNGNPEPVLSTQNLRVIHVKKMGTDQQHVKLGLQDLDGKRLYMIAFNAPEHFFVETGERVTVWYHPIINEWQGHRNIEGRLLRLERQ; encoded by the coding sequence ATGAGTCTTTTTGATCAAATTTTGGCATCACGGGGCCTAGTCGGCCAAAAGCGTGATGCCTTTTTGAATCCAAGCTATGATAAAAAACACGACCCGTATCTGCTACCGGACGTAGATAAGGCGGTAGGCCGATTAGTTGAGGCTCGAAAGCACCAGCAGAGAGTAACAATTTACGGAGATTACGATATCGACGGTCTTACGGCCACTACATTATTGCTAGACGCATTAGAAAAATTTGGATTCACAAACGTTGATGCGTTTATACCGAATCGTTTCGTGGAAGGATATGGTCTAACCGTAGGTGCCGTTGAACGGATAGCTGCAGGTGGCGCTCAGCTTATTATTACAGTCGATTGCGGCAGTCTTAGCGAGAAAGAAATTATTCGTGCACAAGAACTGGGCGTAGATGTCATTGTAACGGATCATCACAATGTGGCGGCGGTTCAACCGCCGGCAATTGCTGTCATAAATCCCAAACGCCTTCTTGCTGACTATCCAGACGAATATATTGACTACGTTCTGAAGCCAGGCTCAAAATATAGCGGCAGTTTGTATCCATTTTTAGACCTTGCGGGCGTGGGCGTTGCGTTTAAATTAGTTCAAGCTCTTCAGAAAAAACTCGATGGTTTACCTGAAGGCCAAGAGAAGTGGCTGTTGGATTTAGTAGCACTAGGAACGGTATGTGACGTTGTAAATCTTACAAATGAAAATCGTGCAAACGTGTATTGGGGACTAAAGGTTTTATCTAAAACACATCGCGCAGGGTTAAAGGCATTAATGGCCGTTTCTGGGGTCACCCCTGATAATTTATCTGCCAGGAGCCTTGGATTTGGTTTGGGCCCAAGAATGAACGCATCTGGAAGGTTGGAAACAGCACAACACTCTCTTGATCTATTGACAGCAAAAAAAATGACAGACGCGTTTAATATTGCTCAAAAACTCGATGTATTAAATACTACGAGAAAAAGTGAACAGAATAAAATTTTCAACGAAGCTATCGTACAGGCTAATGAATATATAGATGATAATGTTTTGGTAGTTAGCGGCTCTGGTTGGAGCCATGGCATCATTGGAATAGTAGCTGCAAAGCTTTTAGAAAAATACAAAAAACCCACATTCGTGTTGGAGGAGATGGGTGATGAAGCGAAAGGCTCGGCACGAAGCTACGGGGACTTTAGCGCGGCGGATGCTATACGTTTTGCAGACGACGTTATCACAAAAGGAGGAGGGCATAAATTTGCCGCAGGTGTAACCTTGCCTACTTCAAACATTCCAGCTTTCCGCCAAAGGGTTAATGAGTACTATAGAACAAAAAAATTGTTCAATCAGCAACAGCTACTTTTACCGAATGAGGACGCCGTATCGTCACTATGGCACGTAACTGAAGAATTGGTTGATCAGATTGCTACACTTGAGCCATTCGGCAATGGGAACCCGGAACCGGTATTAAGCACTCAGAATTTGCGAGTAATACATGTTAAAAAGATGGGCACGGATCAGCAGCACGTAAAATTAGGCTTGCAAGATCTGGATGGAAAGCGACTGTATATGATCGCTTTTAACGCGCCGGAGCATTTTTTTGTTGAGACTGGCGAAAGGGTAACCGTTTGGTACCATCCGATAATTAATGAATGGCAGGGACATCGCAACATCGAGGGACGCTTATTGAGGCTAGAAAGACAGTAG
- a CDS encoding winged helix-turn-helix transcriptional regulator has protein sequence MLDVFITSRVRRKIVVVYAKYPDFRTHVRGLAKLIKEDPGNIQRELKRLEKIGFLTSEKQGNTKIYSTNKQFAIFKELQSIVIKSQQQSARPKRTASDL, from the coding sequence ATGCTAGACGTTTTTATTACATCGAGAGTGCGGCGAAAAATCGTTGTTGTCTATGCAAAATATCCTGACTTTCGTACTCATGTTCGTGGATTGGCGAAATTAATAAAAGAAGATCCCGGTAATATCCAGCGAGAGTTAAAGAGACTTGAGAAAATAGGTTTTTTAACAAGTGAAAAACAGGGCAATACGAAGATTTATTCAACCAATAAGCAATTCGCTATTTTTAAAGAACTTCAAAGTATAGTGATTAAGTCACAGCAGCAGTCGGCTAGGCCAAAACGTACAGCGTCTGACCTATAG
- the priA gene encoding primosomal protein N' — protein sequence MHYFEVAPTQIVRLDSEVLTYAHSNILKQGHIVLIEVGRKQIPGVVIREVSKPTYTTKPILEIIESTPLPLPLIHLAKWMSGYYATHLALVLQTLLPRGLLKKRRQKNSLKLPSKGARIKIVLNTNQLAAVNTIDHALPGTLLLHGVTGSGKTAVYIESAKRTLESGKSVVVLLPEIALTTQVVNQFSAHFDNVILAHSKQTEAARHTAWRDILNSTEPCVVIGPRSALFMPLSSVGLIVIDEAHEPSFKQEQSPRYSALRAASVLSTQHKSKLVLGSATPSVSDYYVASTSHKPIVEMNFTARPSQPPLITVVDMKKRNYFKHHRFLSDILIDQLRQTLSDGKQVLIFHNRRGSTSMTLCEKCGWQAMCEKCFVPLTLHADAHKLRCHICGLTESVPTSCPICHSPSIIHRGVGTKLIESELAKIFPRATIGRFDGDSDADQTLDTRYKDLHDGSIDIIIGTQIVAKGLDLPHLRTVGVIQADTGLSLPDFSATERTFQLLAQVVGRVGRSNHETSVVVQSYQPSNFAIKDGLAQNFSEFYKKTIIERRRANFPPFTFLLKLTCVYKTEAAAIRNATSLAQTIRTYFPTEIEILGPTPAFYERQRDTYRWQLVLKSKKRSLLVDTLKYLPPTHWQFELDPISLL from the coding sequence ATGCACTATTTCGAGGTGGCACCTACGCAAATTGTCCGGCTCGATAGCGAGGTTCTTACCTACGCTCATTCGAATATCCTTAAACAAGGGCACATTGTCCTCATTGAAGTCGGGCGTAAACAAATTCCTGGAGTCGTTATTAGAGAAGTCAGCAAACCAACGTACACCACCAAGCCTATACTCGAAATAATTGAATCAACCCCTCTGCCACTTCCACTCATTCATCTCGCTAAATGGATGAGTGGATATTACGCAACTCACTTAGCGCTTGTACTGCAGACCCTTTTACCTCGAGGACTTTTAAAAAAAAGGCGTCAAAAAAATTCTTTGAAACTCCCTAGTAAAGGTGCCCGAATAAAAATTGTGCTCAATACAAATCAATTAGCAGCGGTTAACACTATCGACCATGCGCTGCCTGGAACACTCCTACTACACGGTGTAACAGGTTCAGGAAAAACTGCAGTTTACATAGAATCGGCAAAGCGAACTCTAGAATCTGGAAAATCTGTCGTTGTTCTTCTTCCTGAGATCGCGTTAACGACACAGGTAGTAAATCAATTCTCGGCGCACTTCGACAATGTCATCCTTGCCCATTCAAAGCAAACTGAAGCCGCAAGACATACGGCATGGCGTGACATTTTAAATAGTACAGAACCCTGTGTTGTCATAGGTCCACGCTCCGCTCTCTTTATGCCGTTGTCTAGCGTCGGGCTCATTGTCATTGATGAAGCGCATGAACCTAGTTTTAAACAGGAACAATCTCCTCGATACTCCGCTCTACGAGCCGCGAGCGTGCTCTCTACTCAACACAAGTCTAAACTAGTCTTAGGAAGCGCAACACCGTCCGTCAGCGACTATTATGTTGCAAGCACGTCACATAAACCTATTGTTGAAATGAACTTCACTGCTCGACCATCACAACCACCGCTTATCACTGTAGTTGATATGAAAAAGCGAAACTATTTCAAACATCACCGTTTCTTATCGGACATTCTCATTGATCAATTGCGACAGACACTTTCAGATGGTAAGCAGGTTTTAATTTTTCACAACCGACGAGGTAGCACCAGTATGACCTTGTGCGAAAAGTGCGGTTGGCAAGCAATGTGCGAAAAATGTTTCGTTCCACTTACACTACATGCAGACGCCCATAAACTCAGATGTCATATCTGTGGACTCACTGAATCAGTTCCGACAAGCTGTCCCATCTGTCATAGCCCAAGTATTATTCATCGAGGAGTTGGAACAAAGCTGATTGAGTCAGAGCTAGCAAAAATCTTCCCTCGTGCGACTATAGGTCGCTTCGATGGCGACAGCGATGCCGATCAAACATTAGACACCCGCTATAAAGATCTACACGATGGATCCATCGATATTATTATTGGAACGCAAATCGTCGCAAAAGGCCTAGACTTGCCGCATCTACGTACAGTAGGTGTCATCCAGGCTGATACTGGGCTTAGTTTGCCAGACTTTTCAGCGACAGAACGAACCTTTCAGCTTCTCGCCCAGGTTGTCGGACGTGTCGGCAGAAGTAATCACGAGACTTCTGTAGTCGTCCAAAGCTACCAGCCATCCAATTTCGCTATTAAAGACGGGTTAGCTCAAAACTTTTCGGAATTTTATAAAAAAACCATCATAGAACGTCGTCGGGCTAACTTCCCTCCTTTTACGTTTCTTCTTAAGTTGACCTGTGTTTATAAAACAGAAGCTGCGGCAATACGCAATGCTACAAGCCTGGCGCAAACTATTCGCACATATTTTCCAACAGAAATCGAGATACTCGGTCCAACTCCGGCATTCTATGAGCGCCAGCGAGACACATATCGTTGGCAACTAGTCCTTAAATCAAAAAAACGTTCGCTACTCGTCGATACCCTAAAATATCTACCGCCCACTCATTGGCAATTTGAACTCGATCCCATCAGTCTCTTGTAA
- the def gene encoding peptide deformylase: MKKEDIITLPNAHLRQKSRKVHTISDNTLELVENMTSAAIDWEDSRPHEISAALAAVQIDQLERVVIVRSDFEHKDNQEFTVLINPEIVKYEGEVTMDYEGCLSVKDIYGNVPRYSKIRVRALNAKGEPVRFKADGFLARVIQHEIDHTNGIVFIDHIRDNKEAFYELDEKGELQPIDYDTRIASSDLFND, from the coding sequence ATGAAAAAAGAAGACATCATCACATTACCGAATGCTCACTTACGGCAAAAATCACGTAAAGTTCACACTATTTCCGATAATACACTTGAGCTTGTAGAAAATATGACAAGCGCCGCGATTGACTGGGAAGATTCACGACCGCATGAAATTAGCGCAGCACTAGCAGCAGTACAAATTGATCAACTCGAACGAGTCGTTATCGTCCGTAGCGATTTTGAACATAAAGACAATCAAGAATTTACCGTGCTTATTAATCCCGAAATTGTTAAGTACGAAGGCGAAGTCACGATGGACTACGAAGGCTGCCTAAGTGTTAAGGATATCTATGGAAATGTTCCACGTTACAGTAAGATTCGCGTACGTGCCCTCAACGCCAAGGGTGAGCCTGTTCGATTCAAAGCAGACGGCTTCCTTGCTAGGGTTATTCAGCACGAGATTGATCATACAAACGGAATAGTGTTCATTGATCACATTCGGGACAACAAAGAAGCCTTTTACGAACTCGACGAGAAGGGTGAGCTGCAGCCAATCGATTACGATACTCGTATCGCTAGCAGCGACTTATTCAATGACTAA
- the fmt gene encoding methionyl-tRNA formyltransferase, whose translation MTKIVFFGNERLVSGLEKTSAPILCGLIERGYDIAAVVSHYTFGKSRNNRELEVAEIAKTYGIPLFTPSKPAEIAQELNELHADIAVLVAYGRIVSQEIIDMFPKGIINIHPSLLPRYRGPTPIEATILNGDDRAGVSIIQLTAGMDEGPIYSQKSLNISGTETKFELYKKIEETVTPLFFEVFPKIIDGTLKPEPQNNNEASYCKLIQKSDSRVDWNKSALEIEREIRTFLGWPQSKTNLGKTEIIITKAHVVSGDLPIGKAVRQDRNTLLVGTSKDLLSIDALKPLGKQEMPISAFLAGYQDRLDI comes from the coding sequence ATGACTAAAATTGTATTTTTTGGCAACGAACGTCTCGTTAGCGGTTTAGAAAAAACTTCAGCTCCTATACTTTGCGGGCTTATTGAACGCGGCTACGACATAGCCGCAGTCGTCTCTCACTACACATTCGGAAAATCGCGAAACAACCGTGAGCTCGAAGTAGCAGAGATAGCAAAAACGTACGGAATTCCACTTTTCACCCCATCCAAACCAGCCGAAATAGCCCAAGAATTAAACGAACTTCACGCTGATATTGCCGTGCTGGTCGCTTATGGACGCATCGTAAGCCAAGAGATAATCGACATGTTTCCAAAGGGTATAATAAATATCCACCCCTCATTACTCCCTAGATACAGAGGTCCGACGCCGATTGAGGCCACAATCCTAAATGGAGATGATCGAGCGGGCGTTTCCATCATACAACTTACCGCCGGCATGGATGAGGGCCCGATATATTCACAAAAATCCCTAAATATCAGCGGTACTGAAACCAAATTTGAACTATACAAAAAAATCGAAGAGACGGTAACACCTTTATTTTTTGAAGTTTTCCCTAAAATTATCGACGGAACCCTAAAACCTGAGCCACAAAATAATAATGAAGCGTCATATTGCAAGCTCATACAAAAATCAGATAGTCGCGTCGACTGGAATAAATCCGCTCTTGAAATCGAACGAGAAATACGGACGTTTTTAGGGTGGCCTCAGAGCAAGACAAACCTTGGTAAAACTGAGATTATTATCACTAAAGCGCATGTAGTATCGGGAGATTTACCTATCGGAAAAGCCGTACGACAAGACCGAAATACCTTACTCGTAGGCACAAGTAAGGATTTATTGTCTATCGATGCGCTGAAGCCCCTTGGAAAGCAAGAAATGCCGATATCGGCATTTCTTGCTGGTTATCAAGATCGCTTAGATATCTAA
- a CDS encoding translation initiation factor IF-2, whose amino-acid sequence MAEKVVVIAESITVSELAETLNIPVTTLVGELFKNGVAATINQRIDYETAQIIVEELGLEVEIQKKEAVVAERRKHELTADAVDRPPIVAVMGHVDHGKTSLLDAILKTKTVDGEAGGITQHISAYQTIRKGHAITLLDTPGHEAFAALRQHGAALTDVVVIVVAADDGVKPQTVEAIRFARSANAKIVVAINKIDKETANPQLVKTQLATEYDLNPEEWGGDVVMVEVSAKTGQNVDKLLDMVLLVADIEELKADIDVPAEGLVIEAHMEQGRGSVVRLLVEQGKLKAGHFLVAGTSYGKVRTLLDFTGKTLKEAGPSTPVTVTGFKELPQFGDAFVIVKNEKEARQLTERARANRERAAASTNVTGADLLKMMTQKRESQEMKVIVKADVQGSLTSVIDSLRLLGSGDEVTVRVIGSGVGNISENDIRLATDGETIIYGFNVELPPAVKRLAARDKAQVRMFKVIYELLDDVKATMELMLAPEVVETEIGTLTVKGVFRTLKDSIIAGGEVTSGKIAPSVLARVKRNGEQLTEVEVTSVQREQQEAKEVFEGEMCGLSLKTGKKMLLEVGDTLELFTRELKKRTLS is encoded by the coding sequence ATGGCAGAGAAAGTAGTAGTAATCGCCGAATCGATTACCGTGAGCGAGCTCGCCGAGACGCTCAATATTCCAGTTACGACGCTCGTAGGTGAGCTATTTAAGAACGGCGTAGCAGCCACGATTAATCAGCGCATTGATTACGAAACTGCCCAAATAATTGTCGAAGAATTGGGCTTGGAAGTTGAGATTCAAAAAAAAGAAGCTGTGGTTGCGGAGAGACGCAAGCATGAGCTCACCGCAGACGCAGTTGATCGGCCACCGATAGTTGCCGTCATGGGGCACGTTGACCATGGTAAAACGAGTTTGCTCGATGCAATTTTAAAAACAAAAACAGTTGATGGCGAGGCCGGCGGCATTACGCAACACATCAGTGCTTACCAGACGATACGCAAAGGCCACGCCATTACATTACTAGATACTCCTGGTCATGAGGCATTTGCTGCATTAAGGCAGCATGGGGCTGCTTTGACTGACGTAGTTGTTATAGTAGTTGCTGCAGATGACGGAGTGAAGCCACAGACAGTTGAGGCGATTCGTTTTGCAAGAAGTGCGAATGCGAAAATCGTCGTTGCAATTAATAAAATTGATAAAGAAACAGCTAATCCTCAGCTGGTTAAAACACAACTCGCAACTGAATATGATTTGAATCCTGAGGAATGGGGTGGTGATGTTGTCATGGTCGAGGTTAGTGCTAAGACGGGGCAGAATGTCGATAAGCTTCTCGACATGGTTCTGTTGGTCGCTGACATAGAGGAGTTAAAGGCAGATATAGACGTTCCTGCGGAAGGTCTTGTGATTGAGGCTCACATGGAGCAGGGTCGCGGATCGGTCGTAAGACTTCTGGTGGAGCAGGGAAAACTGAAGGCGGGCCATTTTTTGGTGGCAGGTACATCATATGGTAAGGTACGAACACTACTGGATTTTACAGGCAAAACACTTAAAGAAGCCGGACCTTCTACACCAGTAACAGTTACTGGTTTCAAAGAGTTGCCACAATTTGGAGATGCTTTTGTTATTGTTAAAAATGAGAAAGAGGCGCGTCAGCTGACTGAACGTGCTCGAGCAAATCGAGAAAGAGCAGCGGCAAGCACGAACGTTACTGGTGCTGACTTGCTAAAAATGATGACTCAGAAGCGAGAATCTCAAGAAATGAAGGTTATCGTGAAGGCTGATGTCCAAGGTTCGCTTACTTCCGTTATCGACAGCCTTAGGTTGTTGGGTTCGGGAGACGAAGTGACAGTTCGTGTTATTGGAAGCGGTGTTGGTAACATCTCTGAAAATGACATACGTTTAGCTACTGATGGCGAGACGATTATTTATGGTTTTAATGTTGAGCTACCTCCGGCTGTAAAACGACTTGCAGCTCGAGATAAAGCTCAAGTGAGAATGTTTAAAGTTATCTATGAACTGCTAGACGACGTGAAGGCGACTATGGAGTTGATGCTTGCTCCGGAGGTTGTTGAAACTGAAATAGGGACATTGACGGTCAAAGGTGTATTCCGAACTTTGAAAGATTCGATTATTGCCGGTGGTGAAGTGACGAGCGGCAAGATCGCACCAAGTGTACTTGCACGCGTAAAACGAAATGGTGAGCAATTGACGGAAGTAGAAGTAACTAGCGTCCAAAGGGAGCAGCAAGAGGCTAAAGAGGTTTTTGAGGGTGAGATGTGTGGGTTGAGTCTAAAGACTGGCAAAAAAATGTTGCTAGAAGTGGGCGACACACTCGAGCTGTTTACACGCGAGCTCAAGAAGCGAACACTGTCTTGA
- a CDS encoding S1 RNA-binding domain-containing protein, whose translation MANATITMDDLLAQADASVKQLTTGEIITGKVLSLKKHEVLIDLGAQGVGFVPRREVGFSRSLSEGDEVTASVVDQELENGYSLLSLRKAAKDRGWEEVAAKQEAGEIIEIVPYDANRGGMLVEYEGVRGFLPVSQLSAEHYPRVGSSDKDEILQRLNGLINKPLKVRILDSDRKANKLIFSEKEAVKDGLAKRFESLKIGDTVKGVVTGVVDYGAFVNVDGIEGLIHISEISWERVSNPADYVKVGNTIEAKIISIDKDRLSLSIKQLTPDPWLDEVEKFKAGDAVEGTVTRITPFGAFVQISPAVEALVHVSELGDGDNADPEKVFMLNERKSFVILDIEKDSRKISLSLSKKK comes from the coding sequence ATGGCTAATGCCACAATAACAATGGATGACTTGCTCGCTCAGGCTGATGCAAGTGTCAAACAACTAACGACAGGTGAAATCATCACAGGCAAGGTGCTTTCGCTTAAAAAACATGAGGTATTGATTGACCTCGGCGCACAGGGTGTAGGATTTGTTCCTCGCCGAGAGGTTGGATTCTCTCGTTCGCTTTCAGAAGGTGACGAAGTTACAGCTAGTGTTGTTGATCAGGAACTCGAGAACGGCTATTCGCTTCTTAGCCTGCGTAAGGCTGCTAAGGATCGCGGATGGGAAGAAGTTGCCGCAAAGCAAGAGGCGGGCGAGATTATAGAGATTGTGCCTTATGACGCTAATCGTGGCGGCATGCTAGTTGAATACGAAGGTGTTCGAGGCTTTTTGCCAGTATCGCAACTGTCTGCGGAACATTACCCACGTGTTGGCAGCAGCGACAAAGACGAAATACTTCAGCGGCTTAATGGTTTGATTAATAAGCCTCTTAAGGTCAGAATCCTTGACAGTGACCGCAAAGCTAACAAGCTTATTTTTAGTGAGAAAGAGGCTGTAAAAGACGGTCTTGCTAAGAGGTTTGAAAGCTTAAAGATCGGTGATACGGTTAAGGGTGTAGTAACAGGAGTCGTTGATTACGGCGCTTTCGTTAACGTCGATGGAATTGAGGGCTTGATTCATATTAGCGAAATTAGTTGGGAGCGTGTAAGTAACCCTGCCGACTATGTAAAGGTCGGTAATACGATAGAAGCGAAGATTATCTCTATTGATAAAGATCGTCTGAGTCTCTCAATCAAGCAGCTTACACCTGACCCTTGGCTTGATGAGGTTGAGAAGTTTAAGGCTGGAGATGCGGTCGAAGGTACCGTTACTCGGATTACCCCATTTGGCGCATTTGTACAAATTAGTCCTGCGGTTGAAGCTTTGGTGCACGTAAGTGAGCTAGGCGATGGCGATAATGCAGATCCTGAAAAGGTGTTTATGCTGAACGAGCGTAAGTCATTCGTCATACTTGATATCGAAAAAGACAGTCGCAAGATTTCACTAAGTTTGAGTAAAAAAAAGTAA
- a CDS encoding ROK family protein, with translation MIVAVDTGGTKTLVTLFSSEGVAGKMIRFPTPKTKTDYLDMLRKTLRDNYGGQRVEAIVIGMPGIVQDNIVVWCNSLKWKNFDIVSELKGVLGSAPIFIENDANLGGLSETRSQAPVPTSSLYVTISTGIGTGITTNGKIDPGLRLSEGGRMLVEYEGEIREWESFASGRAIVKTYDRYARDIKDKKTWDEIADRISRGLLAAIPLLQTEVIIFGGSIGTYFSHYSNRLEDILQKHLPAHIPCPALLEAKHPEEAVIYGCYYYAVDTLDN, from the coding sequence ATGATAGTAGCCGTCGACACCGGAGGGACAAAAACCCTCGTAACGCTCTTCTCTAGTGAGGGTGTTGCAGGTAAAATGATTCGATTCCCTACTCCAAAGACAAAAACTGATTATCTAGATATGCTTCGTAAAACGCTCCGCGACAATTACGGCGGTCAACGCGTCGAAGCAATTGTCATTGGTATGCCAGGTATAGTCCAAGACAACATCGTTGTCTGGTGTAATAGCCTAAAATGGAAAAATTTCGATATAGTTAGCGAACTTAAGGGAGTTTTAGGATCCGCACCGATATTCATAGAGAACGATGCCAATTTAGGAGGACTTTCAGAGACAAGATCTCAAGCCCCGGTGCCAACCTCTTCTCTGTATGTCACGATAAGCACAGGAATCGGAACGGGTATTACCACAAATGGAAAGATTGACCCTGGTCTCAGACTCAGCGAGGGTGGAAGGATGCTCGTTGAATACGAAGGTGAAATCCGGGAATGGGAATCATTCGCAAGCGGACGCGCCATCGTTAAAACATACGATCGCTACGCACGCGACATTAAAGACAAGAAGACGTGGGACGAAATTGCAGATCGCATCAGCCGAGGACTTCTAGCTGCAATCCCCCTCCTGCAAACAGAAGTTATTATATTCGGAGGCAGTATTGGTACGTATTTTAGCCATTATTCGAACCGTCTCGAGGATATTCTTCAAAAACACTTACCCGCACATATACCCTGTCCCGCTCTCCTTGAAGCCAAACACCCCGAAGAAGCGGTAATTTATGGATGCTACTATTATGCCGTCGATACACTCGACAATTAA
- a CDS encoding ImmA/IrrE family metallo-endopeptidase, with the protein MPSIHSTIKRLRLDFPEFQFKLAGEYWWSATTRTIYIDPQTEHNQEFTLHELSHALLGHKGYERDIELLKLERDAWEYAKDSLADRYGISIDMDIIQDNLDTYRQWLHARSSCPKCEAIGVQTRDSLYRCVSCGHGWRVNEARLCALRRYSLQTK; encoded by the coding sequence ATGCCGTCGATACACTCGACAATTAAGCGGCTGCGCCTAGATTTTCCTGAGTTTCAATTCAAACTAGCAGGAGAATACTGGTGGTCTGCTACTACTCGCACCATTTATATCGACCCGCAAACAGAACATAACCAAGAATTTACCCTGCATGAACTTAGCCATGCACTCTTAGGGCACAAAGGGTACGAGAGAGATATCGAACTTCTCAAACTAGAACGCGACGCTTGGGAGTACGCCAAAGACTCACTCGCAGATCGATATGGAATCTCGATTGATATGGATATTATTCAAGATAATCTCGACACTTACCGACAATGGCTCCACGCTCGAAGTTCTTGTCCGAAATGTGAAGCAATCGGCGTCCAGACAAGAGACTCTTTATACAGATGTGTTTCCTGCGGGCACGGATGGAGAGTCAATGAAGCCAGACTATGTGCACTTCGTCGGTACTCTTTGCAAACAAAATAG